ACGAGCGTGAAGTTGGTCGGCTGCGAAGCGgagaggattatttttttttttggtgtttgtgtttATGGCcaaccagcacagccccacaccAGTTTGTGGTGGAGGGGACGCAAAGGGTGACACACaagtccccagggctggggacagcatcAGCCGAGGTAGGAGACATCTGAACCCACTTCCCGTTCACtggggggatggaggggacaGCTGCCATGGGGTGCTgcgtccccagccccaccaggggAGGACACCCGGGGCTACTCACATAGAAGATGGTGAAGAGCACCAGGATGGGGATCTGGAGCATGCAGACCTGGACAGCGATGCAGTTCCCGATCTCGATGCTGGGAGGACAGAGGGGTTAAAGGGGTTGAGCACCAGGTCTCTGGCAGCCCCTGGGAGCTCAGCTTGGGGTGAGGACAAAGCCAACCCCAGGAAACCAAATTGTGGAGCAGAACCTGGTTCTGGACCCATTCCTCGTGGTTTTAAACCCACTTCAGAGCCCATACCTGCAGGCATCCACCCTGCTGGCACCATGGAGCAGGGCAGCCCATTGCTGGCAGTGCTAcggggctgggatggggcacAGGGGCTGCACTGGAGGAGGACACCCCAAAATCCACGCGCTCACCTCAAGCTCAGGTTGTTCTGCAGGGCAAACTGGATGCCATTGACTATCTCCGGCAGCTCAGGCACCATCGCCAGCACAGTGACACCGATGAAGTACTGCAGGGAAGCGGAGGTGTCAGCGCATGGTCTGATCCTGACCGTAtccaagccctgagcagccacGTCTCCCCAGTGCATGAAGCATCTCAGCATCTTCCCCCCCACAGATTTTGGGGCTCATGGTGCAGCCAGGGCTGgttcccatccctggaagaCACATCTACAGTCCCCAGAGCCACCCAAACAAGGCTCATCACCATCCCCATGCTCACCTGGGAGATGGTGGAGTTGGTGAGGATGGGGCTGATGTGCTCCGTGGCCAGGTCGGCACAGGCCGACATGCAGAGGGTGGAGAGCAGGAGGATGACCAGGGCCCGCCAGCGGGACCAGTGGACCACGGCGCTGTGGTGGTGGCCGGGCActgggggaagagaagagactGGGTTGGACACCCTGGGGTGGTTGGACAGCCATCCACGAGGCTGGGCATCGTGTGGTTTGTTTGGGGACACTCACTGTGACAGCCGCTGACGTGGATGTCATAGATGTGCGAGTGAGTTTTCAGGGTGAAGAAGAGGCCGATGAGGTACGCggcggggagcaggagggacaCGGTGTACACCAGGGGCCTGCGGGACgagggtgctcagcaccaccgGGGTCTGGCTCAGAGACCCTGGGGCATCCCTGCACCAGCTGGGGATGCGGTGCAGGATCAGACCCCTCTGGGGTGGCACAGAGGGACACCAGCCCCAGGAGGCGTGCAGGGCAGCTCCAGGAGAGGAACCACGGCCCAACCAGGAGGTGCCACCCCAGCGAGGACAGACCTGTCCCCCCCGGCCCTACTCACTGGACGTGGCTGTAGTAGAGGGTGCCGTTGTTCTCCATCTGCAGATGAAGAACATCAGTGAGGACACGGGGCTCAGGACAGCCCCGCTGCCACCGCCCGGGCCCAAAGCTGGAGCCGGGTGGGTTCAGAGCATGTCCCCCCCCATGTTGGTGGCCCTGCTCACCAGGTCAAAGTGACAGTTGTGGCAGAGGTAGTGGCCCAGCGGGTTCTGGGTGACGTTGTGGCACTCACCGCACACCAGCTTCCCGTACACCTTGGAGAAGAGCGTCGGGGCAAAGACACCTGCGGGGACAGAGGAACAGGGGGTGGGCGCCCACACCGGTGGCACCCCACCgaccctggggacagccctgtccccagctcacCTCCAACGGAGAGGAAGAGCAAGGCCGAGCTGACGCCCGCCGAGCGGCTGTTGAAGCGCTGCTCCTGGTGCCGGATGCCTCCTATCACCATGCACAAGCCCTTCGGGATGGAagaaacccccccccccaaaaaaaaaaaaaatccatcagcGCTCAGCCCACCCGGCTGCCAGGCATAGCAGGGACCGGGCGCTCGCGGGCCTCACCGGGACGAAGAGGACGCAGCCCACCAGCGTCCCCGTCAGCGCCGACTTGACGATCTCGGCGTAGCAGCGGTTGCCCTCGCGCGAGCCCTTGATGAGGGCCGTGATGTAGAAGGTGAGCTCCGTGATGGAGCCGAACGTGGCGTTCACCACCGCTCCCACCGCAAAGTTGCTCTGGGCCGAGATGctggaggggggaaggaggacgTCAGAGGGGCCGTGGGGGTGTCCCCACCTTACGGGGgacgtccccgtgtccccgctcACCTGGCGATGGCCATCCCGATGTAGTAGGAGAGGGGCATGATGGAGAGCAGCGCCAGCGTGAACTTGACGGGAGAGCTCGTCAGGAGGTTGTGGCTGTCCACGTAGCCCAGCACCAGCGTCACCAGCACCAGCGGCAGCAGGTCTGGGGTACTCGGTCAAGGACATGGCCCAGCTGGGGTGGGATTTGGGgtcaccccccccaccccgggacAGGAAAGGATACTGACAGCGAAGACATTGATGCCATCCACGGCGTATTTGTAATAGTAGGGGTTGACAGCACGGTAGCAGCACAGGATCACCTCCGCGTCCAGCGGCACCTCCGTCTGCAGAGGGACAGGTCGGTGACGCCGCTCCGGGcgtccctccccaccccaaaacccatcCCAAATGGCACCCACCATCCTCAGGCGCCGGACGTGCACCCGCTccgggggcagcagcaggacgcGGGCGGCCGTGCGGGCGCTCAGCTTGGCCACGGGGATGAGGAAGACGAGGAGCCAGGCGGCGACGCACACCAGCCCGTGGGCCAGCGCCAGCATGGGGTACCCCAAGCACAGCCACGCCACGGTGCCGGCACGCTGCTGGGACAGGCATTTAGGGTCTGCCACCAAAGCACCCACCCCAGGGCAGCGGAGGCCACCCGTGGGTGCCATCCCTGCCACAACGGGGACCCCCGGTGTCCCTGAGCCCAGGAGGGGGGTGTTATTGGGGCCAACATGGGGCTCACCCAGTATCCTTCGTCAGCCCAGCAGCGTGGGCGCCAGCGGCGGGGCACGGGGCCACCGAGCAGGGCTGAGCTCTCCCCCGTGCCACTCGCCTCCGTGCCAGCCTCGCAGGCACCCAGCACCCGGCGGGATTTGGGGGCCTGGGGGAGATCGGGAAGGGAAGTCAGGGTCCGGTTTGGGGCACCATGGCCACCCCAATCAGGCCCCAAATGCGGGGCACGCCGTTACCTCTGCTTTCTGGATCACTTTGCCGAAGGGCCAGAGGAAATACCCGGCCAGGTCCCAGCAGAGCCGCCCTGCGGGGACACAAGTGTCAGCTCTGCTGGGGACACGTGTCCTCCCCCAGCCACGGGGCCACCCCACAGCGTGGGACCCAGAGGTTCAGCCCGCTGGGGATTTCAGCCACATCAGACACTCGTGGCTCCCCAAATCCTTCCCGTGGGGGTCCCCGATTCGGGACTCACCATAGGGAGCCCCCACGACGGTGACAAACATCAGAGCGGCCACGAGGACGTAGAGCAGCGAGAGCCACCAGCCGAAGAGCAGCAGGTAGAGGATGTTCCCAAACGTCACCGTGGACcctgcgggggggggcgggggggacaaGCCGGATGGGACCACTGTCACCTGCACCAGCTCCTCCATCCCAAATCCGTGCTGCCAAGGGGACACCCCGAGGCCACCCACCTCCAGAGCCCCGGATGACGTTGAGGTCGGAGTAGAGCTCCTTGACGATCTCCGAGCGGTCCTCCCAGGGCCGCGCCGTCACGTGGCTCTTCCACTTCTTGAAGCCAAACTGCAGagaggggattttggggggggggggggggggggggggggggtaaggaAAGCCCCACGCAGCCATACaggggcacccatgggtgccccccacccccaggaCGGGCGCCCACCTTGTAGTTGTTGGAGAGCTTGTTGGCCTCCACCACGTTCTCGGCCGTCAGGGTGGTTTTCACCACGCAGCTCTCGCAGACCTCCTCcgagtgctgctggcagcagggcggCGGGGACACGGCTGCGGGGGAGGCGGGGGTGTCAGGGGGTGCaggactcccccccccccccccccgcagcaccccaaaacccagcacAGCCCTACCTGCGTGGCCGCGGGGCCGATGCTGGTGGTAGCCCAGGTCGCCCAGGTCCCCCTGCACGTTGTTGATGGCAGCGCAGCGGTGGTCGCAGAGGGAGCCCCGGCGCAGGGCGTCACCGTCAGCACGGGGCTCGGGGGGCTTGGGGACGTCTTGGGGGAGGGAATGGGGTCGGAGTCACACAGGGGCTGCATCCTGATGGGGGCTGCAGCGTGAGAAGcccagggtgctgggctggaggcCTCCAAGCCCCatggggggggaaaaagccaCAGTGGGGCGAGGATGGGACCCCCACAGGGAGGTAAGGGGGAATCCCAGAGTGGGGTGAGGACAGGACCCCACAGGGGGGTAAGGGGAGATCCCACAGTGGGGTGAGGATGGGACCCCAGCAGGGGGGCAAGGGGGGAATCCCTGAGGGGGGTGAAGACCCCAAAAGGGAGTAAGGAGGGACCCCCACAGGGGGGTTAGGGGAGATCCTGCAGTGGGGCAAGGACCCCACAAGGGGATAAGGGGGGGGATCCCAGAGCAGGGTGAGGATGGGACACCCACAAGGGGAGTATAAAGGGGGATCCTGCAGTGGGGTGAAGACCCCACAAGGGAGTAAGGGGGGGGATCCTGCAGTGGGGTGAGACAAGGACCACGAAGGGGGGGGTGTAAGGCGGGATCCCAGAGTGGGGTGAGGATCTCATAAGGGGGTAAGCGGGGACCCCCACAGAGGGGTAAGGGGAGATCCTGCAGTGGGGCAAGGACCCCACAAGGGTGTAAGGGGGGGATCCTGGAGCAGAGTGAGAATAAGACACCCACAGGGAGGTAAGGGGAGATCCTGCAATGGGGTGAGGACCCCACAAGGAGGGATCCCGGAGCAGGGTGAGGACAGGACCCCCCCCCAAGGGAGCAAGGGGGGATCCCGCAGCGGGGCAAGGACCCCACAAGGTGCTAAGGGGGGGATCCTGGAGTGGGGTGAGGATGGGACACCCACAAGGAGGGTGTAAGGGGGGGGATCCCGCAATGGGGTGAGGACCTCGTAAGGGGGGGGACCCTACGGCAGGGTGAGGACCCCACAGGGAGgtaaggggtggggggggagacCCAGCACCGCTCACCCAGCGCATCCTGCGTGCAGCAgcggcggcgccgcccgggctCGCTCTCGGTGGCCATGGGGGCGGcggtaccggggggggggcggcagtACCGGAGCCCCCCGCCCGGCGGCATTTAACGGCAGGCGCCGGGCATGCGCCGGGCGCGCCCCCGGGAGCCGCCCccgggaggggccggggctgcagcacctgtgcggggggggggaggggggggaaacggggggtgcgacggggcggggggggcacgggAATGGGGTGCGCGGTTTGTTGGGGCGCACAGGGGATGGGGGCGCATGGGAATGGGGTCCACGATTATCAGGGTGTGCAGGGCACCAGGGTGCATGGGAATGGGGTGCGAGGTTTATTGGGGGTGCACAGGGGACAGGGGTGCATGGGAATGGGGTCCGTGATGTAGCGGGGTGCCCAGGGCACGAGGGTGTGTGGGCACGGGGTCCACGGTTATCAGGGTGTGCAGAGCACCAGGGCGCATGGGAATGGCGTGCGCGGTTTGTTGGGGTGCACAGGGGTTGGGAATGCATGGGAACGGGGTCCACGGTGTATCGGGGTGCACAGTTTATCGGGGTGCACAAGGCACAAGGATGCTTGGGAATGGGGTGCACAGCTTATTGGGGTGCACAGGGAATGGGGGTGCATGGCAATGGGGTCCACGACTATCAGGGTGCACAGGGCACAAGGGTGCATGGGGATGGGATGCACAATTTTTCGGGGTGCACAGGGGATGGGGGTGCATGGGGTCCACGATTATCACGGTATGCAGAGCACCAGGGTGCATGGGAATGGGGTGCGCGGTTTATTGGGGGTGCACAGGGGATGGGGGTGCATGGGAATGGGATCCATGATATATCGGGGTGCACAGGGCACAAGGGTGCATGGGAATGGGGTGTGCGGTTTATCGGGGTGCACGGGGGATGGGGGTGCATGGGGTCCACGATTATCAAGGTATGCAGAGGACCAGGGTGCATGGGAATGGGGCACACGGTTTATCGGGGTGCACAGGAGTTGGGGGGTGCATGGGAATGGGGTCCATGATTATCAGGGTGTGCAGGGCACCAGGGTGCATAGGAATGGGGTGCATGGTTTATTGGGGTGCACAGGGAATAGGGGTGCATGGGAATGGGGTCCACAATTATCAGGGTGCACGGGGCACGAGGGTGCACGGGAATGGGATGTGCAATTTATCGGGGTGCACAGGGGATGGGGGTGTATGGGAATGGGGTCCATGATTATCAGGGTACACAGGGCACAAGGGTGCTTGGGAATGGGGTGCGCAGCTTATTGGGGTGCACAGGGGATGGGGGTGCATGGCAATGGGGTCCACGATTATCAGGGTGTGCAGGGCACCAGGGTGCATTGGGGTGCGTGGTATATCAGGGTGCACGGGAAGCAGGGtgcacagggctggggcacgCAGTGTCGGGGTGCAGTGTATCAGGGTGCAGGAACGGGGTGCGTGGTTTATTGGGGTGCATGGCATACTGGGCTGGGAGTTGTATGGGGATGGGGGGCATGGTTTATCGGGGTGTGTGGCAGATGCGGggtgcagggggctgcagcgtaTGGGGGTGCACAGGAAGCAGGGTGCATGGGGTTGGGGTGTGCAGTGTATTGGGGTGTGTGATATATTGGGGTGCACAGGGGATGCAGGTACAGGGGGATCTGGGATGCATGGGAATGGGGTGCAAGAATTACTGGGGTgcgcagggtgctggggcacaCACCTGTGCTGTGTGGTGTCCTTGGGGTGCGTGGGGCATCAGGGTGCACGGGGACCGGAGCGCACGGTGTATTGGGGTACCCAGGAATTGGGATCCACGGGTACCTAGGATGCGTAGGGAATGGGGTGCACGATGCATCAGGTGCACGGGAACTGGGGTGCGCAGAGACCAGGGTGCAGGGATTATCAGGGTGCACGCTGCGTTGGGGCGCACGCTGTGTTGGGGTGCGGGGGGAGCGTGGCACACAGGAACCAGGGTGCAGTGGGGTTCCCAGGGACCACCAGGgtgcttgtttttttggggtGCACAGGACCCCAAGAGCACGCAGGACCCAGGGGCAGCTCGCAGGTTGTGAGGTTTCTTGGGGCCAGGCCCCTGGGGGTGTTCCTTGCTGAGCTGGGGACAGTCCCTGGCGGAGTAGGGGGCAGGCTTTTCTTGAGAAACGTCcattttttggttaaaaaaaaaaaatctgcacagaAGGAGGCTTTAGCATGTGATAGCAACGGAGCGCTGAGAGCTTGACTGTTCCTCCTCGGTATCGTTTGTGCAAATCCCAATTAATTAAATTAGTGATGttgaagcacaggaaaaaccCCAACAGCTGTTTGATAAGGTGAACCCAATTAATCCAGGAACCAAATGAGCCATTTTGTTGTCAGTCACCGgggaaaaatctgcatttccccgggggggggggggggggggggggggcagaggcaCGAGGAACAGTCAGCTCTTACGTTTGGCTCGTGCCAAAAATCAGCAGCCTGCCCGAGAAGTGACAGCGCCTGTCCTGAGCCCATCACAAATTCCAGTTCCCCTTCTGGGTCAGTGCGTGACGTAGGCTGGCAGAACAAAGCTCAACCCGAAAAACACggtacaaaaatatattttcatagcCAAGCGTACCGCGTTTTGCTCCAGTGACAGGCCCGTGTAATTCTCCCTCCTCGacatacaaatgttttttttggcagtttACAGTAACACCAGGGTCGGCTGGTCGCTGAGACAGAGAGGGAAACGAGGCGACATCCTTGCCTTAAGCCCACAAAAACCATCAGCAATGAATTTTTATCcctgtttataaaaataacaaactacGTCCGCTTCTGAAACCCTGCTTTGCCAGAGCTCCAAACAGATTCTCCCCCATTCCCAtgtaaaaaaagttttttttttggcaaaaattCCAGGACCCCTTCTTTGAAACAAAGGCTagtgtttttccccaaaaggtCCATTCCAAAGCAGGGCTGAGTTTATACGGCCTGGTCTCACAGCGAGATGCTGAAGCTGTGCGCCAGGCTGTATGGCCCCCAGAAGGAGAAGTTACTAGCAGAAAAGCTGAtgagaggttaaaaaaaataaataatttaaaaaattaaaaagcaaaggcagggTAATGTCGCGGTTGTTCTCAAGATGCCCACAGTGTTTCATAGCTCATAAGACAGTCACATGTGCCTGGCATGCTTATtttgcttataaaaataaaaatatattttaaaaaacaccttACATACTGAAAGCAGCatggttttctctttcctttacaGCCACAACAAAGAGACCTGACACAGCCGGCAGGGTCACGACACCCAATTTTAGCAGCAGTCAGggataaaaattaatgtttttcttatcaTCCTTAATAGTAGCAACAAAAACAGATCTGGCAGGGAATGGTACACGCAACACAAACAGCAAAGGGCCTGCTAAGCAGGACGCGCTCAGGTGAAGGgctggaaagagaaaacctGCCTGGAATTCGTATGTAGGAGCActgcaacagcaaaacattttaaagaatacGTTCACAAAACCCACGGAGGAATTACAAACGCTTCCCCTCTGCCCACAAAGCAGAGCTTGAATTATCTCGTTTCAGAGAAGGTCTGTGTTCAAGTCAGCAACGCAACAATCCTGCTCGGTTTGTCTTGCCGGAGAAGCCAGACCAGATCATCGCTCTTCTGGCCTGGAATCCCGCCAGAGTTGTTGTTATTCTCCAAAAATCCACAGGACGTTGACTCCCGACAAGCCAAGATTTACACGCCTGCAGAAACAAAGTTATCACAATAAAATGCAAGTAAATAAAAGTGCCTGTTCAAACCAGACATTCgttacggaaaaaaaaaaaaaaaagctgccacTTCCACAGTGCAGGCTTTCACCACACCAGAAACAAGAGGTTATGGCACGACGGTAGTATTTGTTCCCGGTTTAAGCAGCGGAGCACCTCAGGCCAGGAAGCAGCAGTCTGGCTGCTGGGCAAGGCCACGGCTCCCTGGCACGGACTCAACTACATTCTCCAGCAGCACAAGaccaaaaaaagcacaaaaccttCCCCCCACCACGTTCTCACACAAATAAAACGTacctaattttatttaaaagctgttatttcaaATGAGATGATTTTAATATCATTAACGTTGGAGCAATTTCAGCTCGAAGTGCCTTCAGACGAGGCACTTCAAACAGGACACCTGGCATCTCGCCCACAGCACGACGACAGCGCTGGGTACTCACCCAAGCATCCCGGATTCTTTTGTCTTTATGATGTACAGAAACATGAGCAAGGTGTGGAACATGTTGTTTCTGCCCTGGGtccacagaaagagaaaaggggtGAGAAATCAAGTCACTGATGAGGAATCCCACCAATACTTCGGACAGGAAGCAGCTACGATATGGACATCACAAAATGGCATCACAGTGTGTTGTTGGGCTTTTGGCCTTAATACTTTACTTCTTTCCACCAGgcaaatctcagaaaaaaagtgctttttggCTGGAGTGTTATCCCCAAACACTCAGAAAGCAGAGATCCAGCTACAGCCAGGGCtcaatataaaatcaaaatttgtaCAATTTCACTCTTTTCATCTTGAAGCTGAAAGCTTTCCCCCAGAATTCCTACAGACAAGCACCAGGCAGTGATGATGATGCACTTCACAGAttacatggcttttttttttttttggatgatttattctaaataaataaataaataaataaataaaaccaacaggAAGCTACTGCCTAGGTACTTATGAACCTTAAAATAGGTATTACAGGTATTATTTAATACCAGACTAAGTACTACGTAGTGATCAAGGACCAAGCTAACGTTTGCTTTCTGCACTGAGAATGCAAACAGTCAACGTGTGGCTAGTTCctaaaaacatctgaaaacagaggaagaaaagccgATCTGCTGACACTCCTctgacagcaggaaaacacTACGACCATCGTACCTTGGGCAGGTTGTAGACGTGGCGCTGGTAGATCAGCTCGTAGTGGGGTGGGTTGATGCTGCTTTGGTAGATGCAAAACACGTTTTCATTTGAAGTGTCTGTGAATGAAAAGTTTAAGAGAAAACGGGGATTTCAAGGGTGCTGTCATGGTCCGAGCAGCAAGTTTAGCGAGCGCTCTGCAAACGCCAGTACCTGGTTTATCTGGCGTCTGAATGAAGTGCTGGGAAGTGAAGGTTTTGCCATCGGGATACTTGGGGTGAGGGGGCAGCCTGGAGTCAAGGTAAGTGCAGAACACATGCATAATGATCTGGGTAAACACAAACGGATCGCACTTAGCGTCCTGAAAGAGACAAAGTGCTACGATACCTCGCCTTTCTTTCCCTTATCTCAGGCACTTGATAGTCCCTGGTTGCAACACTGACTTAACCCCGCTGTTTAGGACCATTTAAGCACCATTTCAGTGGCCCAAGCCTGCCGCTGGGGTGAAGacaagcttatttttttctagtaaagGAAACAGTGTCAGTCATGACGTGATGAACTGATGCTGGATGTCAGGAGCT
This is a stretch of genomic DNA from Cygnus atratus isolate AKBS03 ecotype Queensland, Australia chromosome 1, CAtr_DNAZoo_HiC_assembly, whole genome shotgun sequence. It encodes these proteins:
- the LOC118258079 gene encoding uncharacterized protein LOC118258079; amino-acid sequence: MATESEPGRRRRCCTQDALDVPKPPEPRADGDALRRGSLCDHRCAAINNVQGDLGDLGYHQHRPRGHAAVSPPPCCQQHSEEVCESCVVKTTLTAENVVEANKLSNNYKFGFKKWKSHVTARPWEDRSEIVKELYSDLNVIRGSGGSTVTFGNILYLLLFGWWLSLLYVLVAALMFVTVVGAPYGRLCWDLAGYFLWPFGKVIQKAEAPKSRRVLGACEAGTEASGTGESSALLGGPVPRRWRPRCWADEGYWQRAGTVAWLCLGYPMLALAHGLVCVAAWLLVFLIPVAKLSARTAARVLLLPPERVHVRRLRMTEVPLDAEVILCCYRAVNPYYYKYAVDGINVFAVNLLPLVLVTLVLGYVDSHNLLTSSPVKFTLALLSIMPLSYYIGMAIASISAQSNFAVGAVVNATFGSITELTFYITALIKGSREGNRCYAEIVKSALTGTLVGCVLFVPGLCMVIGGIRHQEQRFNSRSAGVSSALLFLSVGGVFAPTLFSKVYGKLVCGECHNVTQNPLGHYLCHNCHFDLMENNGTLYYSHVQPLVYTVSLLLPAAYLIGLFFTLKTHSHIYDIHVSGCHMPGHHHSAVVHWSRWRALVILLLSTLCMSACADLATEHISPILTNSTISQYFIGVTVLAMVPELPEIVNGIQFALQNNLSLSIEIGNCIAVQVCMLQIPILVLFTIFYPTNFTLVFSDLHVYASMFSVVLMNYIFMDGKCDYFQGTVLVMVYFILLAVYFFAPSPSGC